The sequence CTACTACCAGGCAAAGCAATTCGGGTACAGATCGAGATTGTCATCACTGATCAGACTAGCTAACATACGTGCAGATGCTGTTTAGAttaatgccattttcaaccatactattttttttaaagttatcgaaaaaatatctacgtttagtttgttgccaaatttagtaAATACACAAGAAATTctgttaaaattttgacaatactcataaggtttattttggctataataTGAATTGGCCCGTAATCTAGTTGTAACAGTCAATTAATTACttgatgatcgatcgatgtgtCGATGCAGGGCGTATGATCCGGTGGCGTTCAAGGAGTGGGCGAGCAAGGCGATCTGCCCGGGGGTACCTGGCATAGCGCAGCTGTTCCAGACGCTCAGAGGCAGAGGATTCAGAGTCTTCATCCTCTCCGGCCGAGACCAGCAGACTCTCGCCTCCAGCACCGCcgccaacctcgccgccgccggcttcgccgGCTACGACCGGCTCATCATGAGGTAGAcacaataatatataaaaacatTATCATAAATTAAACATAATTGGGCCTAAATTAATATCCATATTGGTCCTAACTTAGTAGTACTGGATCGAACGGCCCAGTATAAAAATCAAGGCCCATGTTCCATATTTGGCAAACGGGGGTAAGCGTCAGTCACCAATCAGCCAGCCTAAAAGGGGACAGACATGTTCCATGGTGTGTGTACGTCGCACTGGACGAGATCGATCGTGCCAGTTTCTCGTCCTCATGGCCACGGCACATTTCGTGCAAGATCATGATAATGGAATAAGAAAACAGGGCGCTGGATAATTAGCATATATTCTCAACTGCAGACAACTAGTACTAGAAGATATAGCTGATTGCTAATTTGCTTTCGACGGCACAGTGCGTCAAAGGATATATTTTGTAAGTACATCGAATTTGTGTGGACTGCAATCTGGAGTAGCTCGCAGTTTCGATGCTTTGCACCTACGTGTGCCAATCTCAGCAGCAGCTGTAGGTAGCCTCTCACCGTCTGCAGGCTtactaaaaattaatttttaaagttgatGACAgagttattttttagtctattTTCAGTATTGACTTTTAAACTAAATACACAATTTTAGtggttttgtttattttgagaATAATAAGTTGAACGATCAGGATACGGTCAAAATTAAATCTATTGTATGCAGAAGCGCGGAGTACCGGGGAATGAGCGCGGTGGTGTTCAAGTCGGCGATGAGAATGCAGCTGATGGAGGAGGGGTACAGGATACGCGGCAATGTGGGTGACCAATGGAGCGATCTGCAGGGTGACTTCGTTGGCGACCGTGTCTTCAAAGTGCCCAACCCAATGTACTTTGTTCCATGATAACATGAAACTCCAATCGCTCATCATACATGTGTCACCCAGCTGCTGAAGTGTTCGCGCGTACTTTGTTAACAGAGTATATACTGtaactatatatacatgtgtaacTATttcttttatagaaaaaaatgattgagTATATTACTTAGCAGGTGATGTATACGTAGCTGCTGCACTATCAGTCTATCACTACTTGTGTACGCATGCAAGATGCATGGCAATAGCCAAACAGAAAGAAGCAGAGTCATCTTTCTTCTCTGAAACCACTCGTACAGAAACCAGTGATATCTCTCGCGGAATCCTCCGATCCTTCTCCTCGTAGATCATCACACTTTTCAAGTTAACAAACAACCATGTGTTGATAACCAAATTTGAGACAAGTTATAGCAAGTTTGAACCAAATTGAAAAAATATTGGAACTTTTCAGCGAAGACCATTATAACCGCTATTATCTGACCAATTAGATCGGACAATGCACTGCGATCAGACCGTAGGTGTCCAGACGATCAGACCTTCAGCATAAAGTCCAAGTCTAATTTAGATACTTCTCGTGGTTTCCTTATTTTACATAGAGATTTCTCGAGTACTAATTGACTTCTAAGCCTAAATGGATGTGGGAAATACCTTGAAAAACAAGTGTGCCACTCCTATAAATATAAGGGGGCCAAGGCCGATTGAAACAACAACTAAAAATCGTCAAAATCAATTTAGTAGCCAAACCCTGTATATTCTACATTTCTCTCCTTGCTACCTATCCCAAGTCTATTATCATCAAATCCCCCAATTGTTTGTCGTATATGGTCTCTATGACATTAGATGACATCGTAACTAGCCTACGGAGTCTAGAACAAACTGGTGCGTGTTTACCCTAACGGGATTTCTCCCAGGTGTTCGTTCGGTGACTTCTACACACTCGCTACAGTGGCGCATCTCCGGGTGCCGCTGCGGTTGCATATAACATGCTCAAGGTGCAGCGGCACAATTTTGCGTCGACACAGTGCGTAAAAAAATAACACGGAAACATGCTCTATCTCTAATACTTTTAAAAGCGGAGTCGTTATCCTCCTCCAAAACCATCACACTTTCTCAAGTAAGCAAAATAAATGTGGCTAAAAAACATCCTCACAAATCCGATGATTTCTCTACCGCGGACTCGTCCTTTTCCAATTCTCCCGAATCATCATATtttatcaaagaaaaaaaaaaccatgccTTGAAAAACCACCTACGCAAAAACCGGTGATCGATTAAAAAACGATGTTCCCACTCGAAAATTGACTAAAAGAATtgggtagaaaaaaataaaacccataAAACCGTTCGTTTTCCTCTTAACTATTGTAATTCATGTACATGATGCTGGTTAAAAAGTACTAGAATAACGTTTTCAGATGCGGTCCAATTTGTACCAATTGGGGCGAAAATCAATATCTACTGATTAGATGTTCTAACTAACGAATCAACACACATAGCTTCATTAGAACGCCACGCGataagttatttatttttttcagtccGTAAATTATACTTACTGTCAGTACAGTAAATTTTTCAAGTTAAAGGCCACAATTATACTTACCCTTCGACATGCGGATTTACAAATGAAGCTCCCAGTTAGCTAATCCGCCACGTACGAACACACTCCCTCTgtaaacatgcaaaaaaaaatattgatagactagcatatactacctccgttttctAATACAAGTgattttaacattttatttgcattgtttgaccattcgtcttattaaaaaatttaaaattattattattttatttgcgacttgctttattatccaaagtatttcaagcacaactttttggtttttatatttgcacaattttttttaataagacgagtggtcaaacagtacaagcaaaatgtcacaatctcttatattaggggacggagggagtatatatctagtTATTTATATCGGGGGATCTAGAAAAAGTGTTACGTGGAGCTAGttaaataaactagataaaacATAAGCCTCTATTTTCACAGATATATGACAAATAATTATAGAGGGGCCTCAAAGGGGGCTCTTATGTTCCTAACATCGGTAGTGGGGGCTCAAGGTCCCTTAGACCCTATGGTAGATCTGTCCCCATCTATAATGGCTGAAGAATATCATCTGTAACGACCCTTAGACCCTATGATAGATCTGTCCCTATCTATAATGGCTGAAGAATATCATCTGTAACGATTAACAGTTATATATGTGACATATCATCTGTAAAGGATGAAGATTGAGATGCTCATCCATAACGGCCGTCTATACCACTCATTACAGATGAGTGAGTCCGTAACGGTTCTCCGTAACCCGTTACAGATGACCTGACACATGGTCGAGAATCTGTGTGCTAGTGGTACGTACTTTCCAAGTCGACCCGAGGTGGGCCCGGGCGTGATATTTGTCTCTTCCCCGCGGCGAAACGGCCGGCCTCGCCGCACGTACGTTTACTCCCAGCCTCCTAAAGTTGGCATTTCATCGATCGAACTCTAGCTGTACCTcctgcctgccctgccctgcacTGCTCGATCGTACACAGTTTCATTCCATCTCCACCAGCTAAAAGCCAGCCAGCCAAgctctctctcttccatctTGCACACATCAACGTCAGAAAAATCATCAGATCGAGATATcgacatggtggtggtggtggcggcggccatggcggcggcgagcttgtgctGCGGCGTGGCGGCGTACCTCTACTACGTCCTGTGGCTGGCGCCGGAGAGGCTCCGAGCTCACCTGAGAAGACAAGGGATCGGCGGCCCAATCCCGTCCTTCCCTTACGGCAACCTCGCCGACATGaggagccacgccgccgccgccgccgccggcaaggcTACCGGAGAAGGACGACAAGAAGGCGCCATCGTGCACGACTACCGGCAGGCCGTCTTCCCCTTCTACGAGAATTGGAGAAAACAATACGGTACGTGTATGCATATGCAcatatcgatcgatcaactATCATCGTCCCTGCTAGCTGCTGTTTGATCGGTTGCATGCTACTACTGCTCTGCCCATGCTGTGTGATCTTCGTCTTCCTGCCTCTACATAAAACAGAACTCGCCCTGATTTAGAACAAGAAAAGAATAATAACAGAATTGCTAGGTTTCTTGCGACATTTTTATTGAAAGAAAttaaacttttgatttttggACCGTTATAACTGCTATGAGATTCATGTAGGAAATTAGTTTAAAAAATCTCAGAAAAAAGTTATAATGTGATTGTACCTTtgctatatttgattttttttaaaaaaaattgcgcCAGAGTTTtaagatagtttttttttctgcggGGAAAAGGAGATATATTAAATGAATGATGAAATTAAAACTGTTTCCTAGCCAAACATTTGACAAGGATTCACATCTAGCTTTATTTGCTAACAAACGACTAATCCCATTTTGGCTGCGATGGATCTTCATTAGCTTAATCTCCCTGCTCCCAGAAAGGAGAGTTAATTAGGTCATGTCTGTGTAAGGAAGAAGAATCTGCCCGGTGGTAAAGGAGTAATCAACGGCTGTAATCAATCGATTTAATTACTAATAATCGTTAATAAAGCGAGAATATTTCATATTATAGTTATTATATCCCCCATAtcttactaatcatttccaacTTTCGGTAATTAAtggatttaaatatatatagtgaagATTTGGTTCTTTCTACAAAGTAAATAgtggagtactactactacatatGAAAAGTTTCCGAGTACGTATACTATATGTCCGTTCATTAAT is a genomic window of Oryza glaberrima chromosome 7, OglaRS2, whole genome shotgun sequence containing:
- the LOC127780609 gene encoding acid phosphatase 1-like, with the protein product MAALAVLLLVVAAAVEGGAAWSFWPPAAGDEPYCLSWRVMVEANNAKNWPTVPPPCVGYVWRYMAWGQYARDVAAVADQIAAYAAQLAAGDDGLDAWVFDVDDTCLSNLFYYQAKQFGAYDPVAFKEWASKAICPGVPGIAQLFQTLRGRGFRVFILSGRDQQTLASSTAANLAAAGFAGYDRLIMRSAEYRGMSAVVFKSAMRMQLMEEGYRIRGNVGDQWSDLQGDFVGDRVFKVPNPMYFVP